In Phycisphaerae bacterium, the following proteins share a genomic window:
- a CDS encoding type II secretion system F family protein gives MAVFTYTARDDAGNLVTGEVTAPSQTDAARSVRSEGKFVVRMEQKGATLGASVSAKRGSVRVRETAAAGIAAPATARGLNKPLFGEKFNPQDLIFFTSQLAVMVDTGVSLSDALDACVHPGNSPRFARALESVIDQVRGGTEFSAALAEHPRVFPNVYVSLIKASEASGQLGPILERLADYLERQRDLRKKIKGAITYPIVMCVFAVGTTVFLVSFVLPRFAEIYAGREDSLPKLTRWLLLFADYTSAYGLYVLGGVLTALGGLFYYSRTPGGRWRIESIKLGIPAVGTLLHKSAMARSLRTLGTMIQAGVSMLDSVVLTTRVCGSLHYEQMWTRVRERIERGQQISDALADNPHIPKSVIKMLSAGERGGKLGLVMEKIAAFSETEMNTAIKTLTSLIEPAIVMFLGVVVGGLVLAMLLPIFSISKVM, from the coding sequence GTGGCCGTCTTCACATACACCGCGCGCGATGATGCCGGCAACCTCGTCACCGGAGAGGTGACAGCGCCCAGCCAGACTGATGCCGCGCGCAGCGTACGGAGCGAGGGGAAGTTCGTTGTTCGGATGGAGCAGAAGGGTGCGACCCTTGGGGCATCCGTCTCGGCCAAACGCGGTTCGGTCCGGGTCCGCGAGACCGCGGCGGCCGGCATTGCGGCACCGGCTACCGCAAGGGGTCTGAACAAGCCGCTCTTCGGAGAGAAATTCAACCCTCAAGACTTGATCTTTTTTACGAGCCAGCTCGCCGTCATGGTGGACACCGGCGTTTCACTTTCGGATGCCCTCGATGCCTGCGTCCATCCCGGAAATTCTCCGCGATTCGCTCGCGCATTGGAGAGCGTCATCGATCAGGTTCGCGGTGGAACCGAGTTCTCCGCGGCTCTGGCTGAACATCCGCGCGTGTTCCCCAATGTGTATGTCAGCCTGATCAAGGCGTCGGAGGCATCGGGCCAACTCGGGCCAATTCTGGAGCGGCTTGCTGATTACCTTGAACGCCAGCGCGATCTACGCAAGAAGATCAAGGGGGCGATCACCTATCCGATCGTGATGTGCGTCTTTGCAGTCGGAACGACCGTTTTTCTTGTGTCGTTCGTGCTTCCGAGATTCGCCGAGATTTACGCCGGACGCGAGGATTCGCTGCCGAAGCTCACGCGATGGCTTCTCTTGTTTGCGGATTATACATCGGCTTACGGACTTTACGTCCTGGGCGGCGTGCTGACGGCGCTGGGTGGGCTTTTCTACTATTCGCGCACGCCAGGGGGGCGATGGCGGATCGAATCGATCAAGCTTGGGATTCCTGCGGTCGGCACGTTACTGCACAAGAGCGCGATGGCCCGGAGTCTGCGCACGCTGGGAACCATGATTCAGGCCGGCGTATCAATGCTGGATAGTGTCGTCCTTACGACCCGCGTCTGCGGAAGCCTTCACTATGAACAGATGTGGACTCGTGTGCGCGAACGAATCGAGCGCGGCCAGCAGATCTCCGATGCCCTGGCCGACAACCCGCACATTCCCAAATCGGTCATCAAGATGCTGAGCGCCGGAGAGAGGGGCGGGAAGCTCGGACTCGTCATGGAGAAGATCGCCGCCTTCTCCGAAACCGAGATGAATACGGCCATCAAGACTCTAACGAGTTTGATCGAGCCGGCCATTGTCATGTTTCTCGGCGTCGTCGTTGGCGGCCTGGTTCTGGCGATGCTGCTGCCCATTTTCTCGATCTCCAAGGTGATGTGA
- a CDS encoding PilT/PilU family type 4a pilus ATPase, translating into MESLLQKALDHAASDLLLVANEPPTIYVDGRWHPLSDESLSAESVAALVDPILTSEHRHKLISVRDLDMGLSIQGLGRYRVNIHYQRGTLAAAIRAIPEQIPAFDSLGLPQQVLSFADYPNGLVLVTGGTGQGKSTTLAALIDHMNRCGPSRHIITIEDPVEFAFQRRECIIEQRQIGDDSPSFASALRHVLRQRPDVILIGELRDLETMSSALTAAETGHLVLATLHTCNASQTIARMIDVFPAGQQGQVRAQLAASLRAILCQSLLRDQLNESLVPATELLIATSAIRRAIRDNEAHLIHSMIETGRRAGMHTLEQSLAELVVASRISAESAILASVDPVRMKAMLVHSGSLDMSAADLDAAASSRAAGLPWVE; encoded by the coding sequence CTGGAGTCGTTGCTGCAAAAGGCTCTGGATCACGCCGCGAGCGACCTTCTGCTTGTCGCAAACGAGCCTCCGACGATCTATGTGGACGGCCGGTGGCATCCGTTGTCAGATGAGAGCCTGAGCGCGGAATCGGTCGCAGCGCTGGTCGATCCGATTCTCACTTCCGAACACCGACATAAGTTGATCTCGGTCCGCGATCTGGACATGGGACTGTCTATTCAAGGACTCGGGCGATACCGCGTGAACATCCACTATCAGCGAGGCACGCTCGCGGCAGCCATTCGGGCCATCCCCGAGCAGATTCCGGCATTTGATTCGCTCGGTCTGCCGCAGCAGGTGTTGTCGTTCGCGGATTATCCCAACGGGCTGGTTCTGGTCACCGGTGGAACAGGACAGGGCAAAAGCACGACATTGGCCGCGCTGATCGATCACATGAACAGGTGCGGTCCTTCGCGACACATCATCACGATCGAAGATCCCGTCGAATTTGCCTTTCAGCGCCGCGAATGCATCATTGAACAGCGGCAGATCGGCGACGATTCGCCCTCCTTCGCATCGGCATTGCGGCATGTGCTGCGGCAACGGCCCGATGTCATCCTCATCGGAGAGCTTCGCGACCTCGAAACGATGTCGTCAGCGCTGACGGCGGCTGAAACAGGGCACCTGGTGCTGGCGACTTTGCACACATGCAACGCCTCGCAGACGATCGCTCGCATGATCGATGTGTTTCCGGCCGGTCAGCAAGGTCAGGTGCGCGCGCAACTGGCGGCATCGTTGCGCGCGATTCTCTGCCAATCGCTGCTTCGGGATCAGCTCAATGAATCGCTCGTGCCTGCAACGGAGTTGCTCATCGCCACGTCCGCCATTCGACGGGCGATTCGCGACAACGAGGCCCACCTGATCCACTCGATGATTGAGACCGGCCGTCGCGCCGGGATGCATACATTGGAACAATCGCTGGCAGAACTGGTCGTGGCGAGCCGGATCTCGGCGGAGTCCGCAATCCTTGCCTCGGTCGACCCTGTCCGCATGAAGGCAATGCTGGTTCACAGTGGATCACTGGACATGTCCGCCGCTGATCTGGATGCGGCGGCATCTTCTCGAGCGGCCGGTTTACCGTGGGTCGAATAG
- the tadA gene encoding Flp pilus assembly complex ATPase component TadA: MTAATATSSRKQVGQILLTKGLITQDQIEQAVSEQAARGHRQLLGEILVDLGFVTNDQVLEALAEAYNVPYARLTPRHVDAKIVDLMPRDFLEKHGVLPFFKIRNTLTVALPEPSNVFLLEEIGRMTECNVQVVVASIADIHAILGQYVSAANVFVIDDIIDDVSSAALELIEAKSSDIMNLEGMAGDSPIIKLVNYLIYTAVKLGASDIHIEPGDGHLRIRNRIDGVLYEDDQLNPPAQMIAPIVSRIKIMAGLDIAERRLPQDGGIHVLMDKRPIDLRVSTLPNLHGEKVVIRIIDNSQALVSLETLGFSIEMLKLLRAQLIKPHGLILVTGPTGSGKSTTLYAALSEINSPSRNVCTVEDPIENNLKNINQFQVNEKIGLKFATVLRALLRQDPDVIMVGEVRDVDTAKTAVQAALTGHLVLTTLHTNDAVSAITRLNNIGVENYLISAALDAVLAQRLVRKICPHCKSEFEPSPAIRHQMEKAGHDVRTLMRGEGCVKCHGSGYSGRIGVYELFVPDDVVRQAISDDVPLQELRKLARDKMIGLMKDGLEKVKLGFTTVEEVFRVCAT, translated from the coding sequence ATGACCGCCGCCACGGCGACATCCTCACGCAAGCAGGTCGGCCAGATTCTCCTGACGAAGGGTCTGATCACTCAGGACCAAATCGAACAGGCGGTTTCCGAACAGGCGGCACGCGGGCACCGGCAACTTCTCGGTGAGATTCTGGTCGATCTGGGCTTTGTGACCAACGACCAGGTGCTTGAGGCGCTGGCCGAGGCGTATAATGTGCCGTATGCCCGGCTCACGCCGCGGCATGTGGACGCGAAAATCGTCGATCTCATGCCGCGCGATTTTCTCGAAAAGCATGGTGTGCTGCCGTTTTTCAAGATCCGCAATACGTTGACGGTGGCGCTGCCCGAACCCTCCAATGTCTTTCTCCTGGAGGAAATCGGGCGGATGACTGAGTGCAATGTTCAGGTGGTGGTCGCGTCCATTGCCGACATTCACGCGATTCTCGGACAGTATGTCAGCGCCGCCAACGTCTTCGTCATCGACGATATCATCGACGATGTCTCCAGTGCGGCACTTGAGCTCATCGAGGCGAAATCCTCGGACATCATGAATCTTGAGGGGATGGCGGGCGATTCACCCATTATCAAGCTTGTCAACTACCTCATCTACACGGCCGTCAAACTTGGGGCGAGCGACATTCATATTGAGCCCGGCGACGGCCATCTGCGGATCCGGAATCGAATCGACGGCGTGCTCTATGAGGATGATCAGCTTAATCCGCCCGCTCAGATGATTGCACCGATCGTCTCTCGAATCAAAATCATGGCCGGTCTAGACATCGCCGAGCGGCGACTTCCTCAGGACGGTGGCATCCATGTCCTGATGGACAAGCGGCCGATCGACCTGCGGGTTTCAACTCTTCCGAACCTTCACGGCGAGAAAGTGGTCATTCGCATCATAGATAATTCGCAGGCGCTTGTCAGCCTCGAGACGCTTGGATTCTCGATCGAGATGCTCAAGCTGCTGCGGGCGCAGCTCATCAAGCCGCATGGGCTGATTCTTGTCACCGGTCCCACAGGCAGCGGGAAAAGCACGACGCTCTACGCCGCGCTGTCCGAAATCAATTCTCCTTCACGAAACGTCTGCACCGTCGAAGACCCGATCGAAAACAATCTCAAGAACATCAACCAGTTTCAGGTCAATGAGAAGATCGGCTTGAAGTTTGCGACGGTGCTGAGGGCGCTGCTGCGCCAGGATCCCGACGTAATCATGGTCGGCGAAGTTCGCGATGTGGATACCGCCAAGACGGCCGTTCAGGCCGCATTGACCGGCCACCTGGTCCTGACCACGCTGCACACCAACGATGCGGTGTCCGCAATCACCCGCCTGAACAACATCGGCGTGGAGAATTATCTAATCAGCGCCGCACTTGATGCCGTGTTGGCGCAGCGGCTCGTTCGGAAAATCTGTCCGCACTGCAAGTCGGAGTTTGAACCCTCACCGGCGATCCGTCACCAGATGGAGAAGGCGGGACACGACGTCCGGACTCTGATGCGCGGTGAAGGATGCGTGAAGTGCCACGGCTCTGGTTATTCAGGGCGAATCGGCGTGTATGAATTGTTTGTGCCCGACGATGTGGTGAGGCAGGCGATCTCAGACGATGTGCCGTTGCAGGAGCTTCGGAAGCTTGCGCGCGACAAGATGATCGGTCTGATGAAGGACGGATTGGAGAAGGTCAAACTGGGATTCACGACGGTCGAGGAGGTATTCCGTGTCTGCGCAACTTGA
- a CDS encoding STAS domain-containing protein yields MPTSVVKYDSVAVLTSKEDLSRDSIDQFRNAASRCIDEGYFNLVVDFSVVNSIDSVGLETLLDLQDQCEERLGCVRLCALDETVQKILEITRLNRRFEAFPDLDSAVRSYI; encoded by the coding sequence ATGCCGACCAGCGTAGTGAAGTATGATTCGGTCGCCGTCCTCACTTCAAAGGAGGATCTTTCGCGCGATTCGATCGACCAGTTCAGAAACGCTGCGTCGCGTTGCATCGACGAGGGCTATTTCAATCTGGTCGTGGATTTCAGCGTCGTCAACTCCATCGACAGCGTCGGCCTGGAGACCCTGCTCGATTTGCAGGACCAATGCGAGGAGCGACTGGGATGCGTCCGGTTGTGCGCGCTCGATGAAACCGTTCAGAAGATTCTCGAGATCACGCGTTTGAATCGTCGATTCGAGGCGTTTCCCGACCTGGATTCGGCAGTGAGGAGCTACATATGA
- a CDS encoding HD domain-containing protein, translated as MAVIPFIQTSSPVTHAGDPGAGRLPAPTHHRILPEEQFRRICEQWRSRGIWLSLWGAAGELIADDPTPGRFWELFRGSDLRRSDGALLDQLATCARRALAETAENKTSRVVVQVPFDRCPEDIRVATVPVRVRRRSVGVVLALAVSTDKSSEHFRNFCGNCRVDYQVAKRFRAEIEAAGDSIENWSGLLALCVEQARDIESAQAEITSLTNNLESTYEELHLIYEVSRLMGIPQRPTQMLERVSREMLEVSRAAGMAFVLTRTEPGEGADRRDLVGSSRPISERVVQVGEGAPDLNAVLRLDACVPLEQKQEADHILFNQGFKRPEFSWAASWLRHFVVIPLRLDNEVLGSFYAINVIDDGDYTSVDIQLLKAVADRISAALKNQHLYDDLGDLLMGLMYAIVNSVDAKDPYTFGHSERVAYFSRMIAKAAGLSPVDCERVYLAGLLHDVGKIGVPDAILTKPGKLTAQEFELLKKHPEIGERILGHIRQLNDLIPGVLFHHERMDGRGYPRRLSGKDIPLLGRIICLADSFDAMTSNRTYRAALPISVATAEIRRCSGNQFDPELAELFLKLGPQRLYEEAKQSAKGDPNIARIGALSSILSGRPQAPGSEHSIR; from the coding sequence ATGGCAGTGATTCCATTTATTCAGACCAGCAGTCCCGTGACTCATGCAGGCGACCCCGGCGCGGGACGCCTGCCAGCGCCCACGCACCATCGAATTCTGCCCGAAGAGCAGTTTCGACGCATTTGTGAGCAGTGGCGGTCGCGCGGAATCTGGCTGTCGCTTTGGGGGGCCGCCGGTGAACTCATCGCTGATGATCCGACGCCGGGAAGATTCTGGGAGTTATTCCGTGGGTCTGATCTGCGTCGGTCGGATGGCGCGTTGTTGGATCAACTCGCGACCTGCGCCAGGCGAGCCCTTGCGGAGACGGCAGAGAACAAGACTTCGAGGGTTGTGGTTCAAGTGCCCTTCGATCGATGCCCGGAGGATATTCGAGTGGCGACGGTGCCCGTTCGGGTTCGGCGCCGTTCGGTCGGCGTTGTGCTGGCGCTGGCGGTTTCGACGGACAAGTCGAGCGAACACTTCCGGAATTTCTGCGGGAACTGCCGTGTGGATTATCAGGTCGCCAAGCGTTTTCGTGCCGAGATCGAGGCGGCCGGGGATTCAATCGAGAATTGGTCAGGCCTGCTGGCGCTGTGCGTGGAGCAGGCACGCGATATTGAAAGCGCCCAAGCGGAGATCACATCGCTCACAAACAATCTGGAAAGCACCTACGAAGAGCTGCATCTGATCTACGAGGTCAGCCGGCTGATGGGAATCCCGCAGCGACCGACGCAGATGCTGGAGCGCGTCAGCCGCGAGATGCTGGAGGTATCGCGTGCGGCCGGCATGGCATTCGTTTTGACTCGCACTGAACCGGGTGAGGGCGCGGATCGGCGCGACCTGGTGGGTTCGAGCCGACCCATCAGCGAGCGTGTGGTGCAGGTCGGCGAAGGGGCGCCCGATCTGAATGCCGTACTGCGACTCGACGCCTGCGTGCCGCTCGAACAGAAGCAGGAAGCGGATCACATTCTGTTCAACCAGGGGTTCAAGCGGCCGGAGTTCAGTTGGGCTGCGTCATGGCTGCGGCACTTTGTGGTGATTCCGTTGCGGCTCGATAACGAGGTGCTCGGCAGTTTCTACGCCATCAACGTGATCGACGACGGGGACTACACGTCGGTAGACATTCAGCTTCTCAAGGCCGTCGCTGATCGAATCAGTGCGGCGCTGAAGAACCAGCACCTGTATGACGACCTCGGCGATCTGCTGATGGGCCTGATGTACGCCATCGTCAACAGCGTAGACGCCAAGGATCCGTACACATTTGGCCATTCGGAGCGAGTCGCCTATTTCAGTCGCATGATCGCGAAAGCCGCGGGGTTGTCACCCGTCGATTGCGAACGTGTCTATCTTGCCGGATTGCTGCACGATGTCGGGAAGATCGGCGTTCCGGACGCGATCCTGACCAAACCCGGGAAGCTGACCGCACAGGAATTCGAATTGCTGAAAAAGCATCCGGAGATCGGCGAGCGCATTCTCGGTCACATTCGGCAATTGAACGATCTGATTCCCGGCGTGCTGTTTCATCATGAGCGGATGGACGGCCGCGGTTATCCGCGAAGACTATCCGGGAAAGACATTCCACTACTGGGGCGAATCATCTGCCTGGCGGATTCGTTCGACGCGATGACTTCAAACCGCACCTACCGTGCGGCGCTTCCGATCTCCGTTGCGACGGCCGAGATCCGTCGCTGCTCCGGCAATCAGTTTGATCCGGAGCTGGCCGAACTATTTTTGAAACTCGGTCCCCAGCGGCTTTACGAAGAGGCGAAGCAAAGCGCCAAAGGCGATCCAAACATCGCCCGGATCGGCGCCTTGAGTTCGATTTTGAGCGGCCGGCCGCAGGCGCCGGGTTCCGAACATTCGATCAGGTGA
- a CDS encoding response regulator produces the protein MPGKRILVCDDEPHILHVVSTKLRNGGFEVLTASDGEEAFETAKRELPDLVMTDYQMPYLSGLELCAKLRSEPRTRAIPVIMLTARGFSLTGDDVKNTNIRRVLPKPFSPREVLSSVNEILCDAPKPAATV, from the coding sequence ATGCCGGGAAAACGAATATTGGTCTGTGATGATGAGCCGCACATTCTGCATGTGGTGTCAACGAAGCTGCGCAACGGCGGCTTTGAGGTACTCACCGCTTCGGACGGCGAAGAAGCGTTTGAGACCGCCAAGCGCGAATTACCCGATCTGGTGATGACGGATTATCAGATGCCTTATCTGAGCGGACTCGAGCTGTGTGCGAAGCTCCGATCGGAACCAAGGACCCGGGCCATACCGGTCATCATGCTGACCGCACGTGGTTTTTCACTGACCGGCGATGACGTGAAAAACACCAACATTCGGCGCGTGCTGCCCAAGCCATTCAGTCCGCGCGAAGTGCTTTCAAGCGTGAATGAGATTCTCTGCGACGCGCCGAAGCCGGCCGCGACGGTCTGA
- a CDS encoding PAS domain S-box protein translates to MGDPVLKPWSLCEEEMETSAVEPQALPSIELDAEGWGGASLRKWPTIPKISPYWALGGLVASISWCMWGYIRSGRQGLSSGDTMVVFSLLVVSAVVMAISGLMRRVALQRMVEAIRRGLTIDRETGKQVQSSELGVVWRAVEEHSANIQRRLAELADAHGQASLELTLAAAQRRLSSIIFSAMPDPLMVLDSYGQLIQANTAAENVFGFQCEESLRSPIDSIIVHDEMRKLIRQSREAEQRVAERRAEFLVGDKFYGVHVIPLALGVKAAEGASDHGLIVNLRDITREREASRKKSEFVAHVAHELRTPLSSIRAYVEMLVDGEAADEATRREYYDIIQTSAQRLGRLIDNMLNISRIEAGTVRINKEPIAISMVVKEACDVMRPSAEEKKITLTEQLTPVMFRILADRDLLYQAILNLISNAVKYTPEGGEVVVRMSPREEQKTILIEVQDTGVGIPKEDLPRMFQKFFRVEANKNMAKGTGLGLNLVKSIVESVHGGQITLASEIGKGSTFGMIFPLMS, encoded by the coding sequence ATGGGCGATCCGGTGCTCAAGCCCTGGTCCCTCTGCGAAGAGGAGATGGAAACTTCCGCCGTGGAGCCGCAGGCCCTGCCGTCAATCGAATTGGACGCTGAGGGCTGGGGCGGGGCATCGCTTCGCAAGTGGCCGACAATTCCGAAGATTTCTCCGTATTGGGCGCTGGGTGGATTAGTGGCTTCAATCAGCTGGTGCATGTGGGGATACATCCGGTCAGGGCGGCAGGGACTCTCGTCGGGCGACACGATGGTCGTATTTTCGCTCCTTGTGGTCAGTGCCGTCGTTATGGCAATTTCAGGTTTAATGCGACGCGTCGCACTGCAACGCATGGTGGAGGCGATTCGTCGCGGCCTGACCATTGACCGAGAGACGGGCAAACAGGTGCAGTCGTCCGAATTGGGCGTTGTCTGGCGGGCAGTGGAGGAGCACTCCGCCAATATCCAGCGGCGTCTGGCGGAATTGGCTGATGCTCATGGACAGGCGTCGCTCGAATTGACGCTGGCGGCCGCTCAGCGACGGTTGTCGTCCATCATCTTCTCCGCGATGCCGGATCCGCTGATGGTGCTGGATTCGTATGGACAGTTGATTCAAGCGAACACGGCCGCCGAGAACGTCTTCGGATTTCAGTGCGAGGAGAGCCTTCGTTCACCGATCGATTCGATCATCGTCCACGACGAGATGCGCAAACTGATTCGGCAATCTCGCGAAGCGGAACAGCGTGTCGCCGAACGACGAGCGGAATTTCTGGTCGGGGACAAGTTCTACGGCGTTCACGTGATTCCACTTGCGCTGGGGGTCAAGGCGGCTGAGGGGGCGTCGGATCATGGGCTGATTGTCAATCTCCGTGACATCACTCGTGAGCGGGAGGCATCTCGAAAGAAAAGCGAGTTCGTGGCCCATGTCGCACACGAACTGCGAACGCCGCTTTCCTCGATTCGAGCCTATGTTGAGATGCTGGTCGATGGCGAGGCAGCCGACGAGGCGACCCGCAGGGAGTATTACGACATCATTCAAACGTCGGCGCAACGACTGGGGCGGCTGATCGACAACATGCTCAATATCAGTCGGATCGAGGCGGGCACGGTGCGCATCAACAAGGAACCGATTGCAATTTCAATGGTGGTGAAGGAAGCCTGCGATGTCATGCGTCCGTCAGCGGAAGAGAAGAAGATCACGCTGACTGAACAACTGACGCCCGTGATGTTTCGCATTCTGGCGGATCGGGATCTGCTCTATCAGGCGATACTGAACCTGATCAGCAATGCCGTGAAGTATACACCCGAGGGCGGCGAAGTTGTTGTTCGCATGTCCCCGCGGGAGGAGCAGAAGACGATCCTCATCGAGGTGCAGGACACCGGGGTAGGCATACCGAAAGAGGATTTGCCGCGAATGTTCCAGAAGTTCTTCCGGGTGGAGGCGAACAAGAACATGGCCAAAGGCACGGGCCTCGGGCTGAATCTGGTCAAGAGCATTGTCGAGTCCGTTCATGGCGGCCAGATCACGCTGGCCAGCGAAATCGGCAAGGGCAGCACATTCGGAATGATATTTCCGTTGATGTCATGA
- a CDS encoding tetratricopeptide repeat protein: protein MENQPREKSVQRWNGVRGDVTLRLAEQHFSAGRLVEAEATLNKVMAMSPESAEVFKFAARLYLERGQLAKAKESVVAAIHAPGADAECEYLAGIIEERYGELDAALSHYVNALNQKPNTPEYVLATAELYIATDDPHRALELLLTRVKDFDDFPTMSVLAAQVCRMLGLTDDAVNFCRQALPDFTDDAAVRAELGTILAWAGRHSEAIQALQPIVDRSVGRGRKSHTPSGDAKQPIPASVRRVLADSYLALGRGNEARRILRTVMADDSADAHAWTLFCRSAINDGELRIADEAIQTFNRRSAPTAETVLLEGYVSLLRGRPEMAQKLAERAIAMDASLEEARLLCAEALRTMGAFDAARRVCREAVAAGRPSAALTAFLAELSLVEEPAVVKDIQPAPATAESKDPRKSGFTSAFGMAAVSDEGEGDE from the coding sequence ATGGAGAATCAGCCTCGTGAGAAATCCGTTCAGCGATGGAACGGCGTGCGTGGCGATGTCACGCTTCGACTGGCCGAACAGCACTTCAGCGCGGGAAGACTGGTCGAAGCCGAAGCCACCTTGAACAAGGTCATGGCGATGTCGCCGGAGTCGGCGGAGGTGTTCAAGTTTGCCGCACGACTCTATCTGGAGCGCGGGCAACTGGCCAAGGCGAAGGAGTCGGTCGTCGCGGCGATCCATGCTCCCGGTGCGGACGCGGAGTGCGAGTACCTCGCGGGCATCATTGAAGAACGTTACGGTGAATTGGATGCGGCACTCTCGCACTATGTCAACGCGTTGAATCAGAAGCCCAACACACCGGAGTACGTCCTGGCGACCGCGGAATTGTATATCGCGACGGATGATCCGCATCGCGCGCTCGAGCTATTGTTGACGCGGGTGAAAGATTTTGATGACTTTCCGACCATGTCGGTACTTGCGGCGCAGGTGTGCCGTATGTTGGGGCTGACTGACGATGCCGTAAATTTCTGCCGTCAGGCTCTGCCGGATTTCACTGATGATGCCGCTGTTCGTGCTGAACTTGGCACGATCCTCGCCTGGGCCGGGCGACACTCGGAGGCGATTCAGGCACTCCAGCCGATTGTCGATCGTTCCGTGGGCCGAGGCCGAAAGTCGCACACGCCTTCGGGCGACGCCAAGCAGCCGATTCCCGCGAGCGTGCGCCGCGTTCTCGCCGATTCGTACCTGGCGCTGGGCCGAGGGAATGAAGCACGACGGATTCTGAGAACGGTGATGGCGGATGATTCGGCCGATGCTCACGCATGGACACTTTTCTGTCGGTCCGCCATCAACGACGGTGAACTGCGAATTGCCGATGAAGCGATTCAGACATTCAACCGGCGAAGCGCGCCCACGGCCGAGACGGTTCTGCTGGAAGGATATGTCTCGCTTCTTCGCGGCCGGCCGGAAATGGCACAAAAGCTCGCCGAGCGGGCAATCGCGATGGACGCTTCGCTGGAGGAGGCGAGATTGCTCTGCGCCGAGGCTCTGCGAACGATGGGTGCATTTGACGCGGCACGCCGCGTTTGTCGCGAAGCCGTTGCAGCGGGCAGACCGTCGGCGGCATTGACGGCGTTTCTGGCGGAGTTGTCACTGGTTGAGGAACCCGCGGTCGTAAAAGACATCCAACCGGCGCCTGCGACGGCCGAATCGAAAGACCCGCGCAAATCGGGTTTCACGAGTGCATTCGGGATGGCCGCTGTGAGCGACGAAGGAGAGGGTGACGAGTAA